A single genomic interval of Spirosoma linguale DSM 74 harbors:
- a CDS encoding hypothetical protein (KEGG: hypothetical protein LOC761405): MNNSVHHLWKGLFAIVVISLLSATSGWAQIALSLRYSNTDGRYHVYLKPTSTPGSVTNPNLTDGSSIITITSATGSLSISSVNSSNPSSSWSLIDVQRNNGDVSSGAPANTDFFVFAPSGDFSSISYASGTEVPLFDFAVSGVCSGTLDILPALGQTAGGSLFNISSYYSVRGFTTGIGTNHFLATYNIDGVCPPDLTSAFSQPQPSLTAKVSSTLPFTVNNISLGQTAGLITATVTIPATLSVASAFTSGTWGCSVTNNVVSCTTTTSIAALSSSTINIPILPSVAAIGTSITFTGGVSTIGDINTSNNPAAPLTISTPVQVGSPDLISSLSSPVPALMAGATSSMTYSLTNIGGGPTTGPILASMTLPANLTALASFTSGGWSCATTGNVVSCTYTPAFAIDATTSFNISVTPTVAAINSTAVFSGTVTTASDSNPANNNPASFTVTPPVVAGPPDLITAIGQPSPAFVAGSTSTVPFTVNNIGSGPTIGTTTVTLTLPTGTTATGNFTSGVWGCATVSGLVSCTTATVLAIGSSSTISIPITPATSTIGSSLTFSGTVSTPGESVTANNGSGNTVTSTTVAAGNPDLTTQMAQPTPALVANSASTLAVTIQNSGFGATTSTLTASVTLPVNTTAPATFSSGVWGCATVGSVVSCTSTTPIAISGVSTISIAVTPLIATIGSSLTFAASVVTSGETVTANNGSTLTASPAVAAGAPDLIVAAGQPTPVLVVDATSSLPISLTNIGAGPTTGTTTVLITLPAGVSAPATFSTATFGCSTSGSLISCITSQQVSIGGSLTLNASIIPGVATLGTTPSLTVSVGTPSETVVSNNTAILTVTSAVQPTTLVVSVKAWLQGAGAQTNSPTLANADGLMRDDLRVAGLLPTTEPYTALGYSAVVATSIAPSVTATTGADAIVDWILLELRDANQPTTVVRRQAALLQRDGDIVATDGVSPVSILAPTGSYYVAVRHRNHLGAMLETSVGLSGTVTSVNFTNTTATYGANAQTSVGGKYSLWAGNANGGPGTTSGQNTLIAQGLGSDRSTVTNQVTGASGNSTGVNTFISAGYQQTDVNMDGKAIASGQRADNSFILNVVLSSSLNSAAVNSFIITQRLP, from the coding sequence ATGAATAACTCTGTACATCATTTATGGAAAGGACTTTTTGCCATCGTGGTGATAAGCTTACTTTCAGCAACATCAGGCTGGGCGCAGATTGCGCTGTCGTTACGGTATAGCAACACCGACGGCCGGTATCATGTGTATCTGAAGCCTACTTCAACTCCGGGTAGTGTTACTAACCCTAATTTAACGGATGGTAGCTCAATTATTACCATTACGTCGGCTACCGGTAGCTTGTCCATAAGTTCGGTCAATTCGTCGAATCCGAGCAGCAGCTGGTCGTTAATAGACGTTCAACGGAATAATGGAGACGTGTCGTCGGGTGCGCCGGCCAATACTGATTTCTTTGTTTTTGCACCCAGCGGTGACTTTTCGTCGATCAGCTACGCATCGGGTACTGAGGTCCCTTTATTCGATTTCGCCGTATCGGGTGTTTGTTCGGGAACGTTAGACATTCTGCCTGCTCTGGGCCAGACTGCTGGCGGAAGTTTGTTCAATATCAGTTCGTACTACAGTGTGCGTGGTTTCACGACTGGGATCGGGACAAACCACTTTTTGGCTACCTATAATATAGATGGTGTATGTCCGCCCGACCTAACCAGCGCCTTTAGTCAGCCCCAACCGTCGCTAACGGCCAAGGTAAGTAGTACCCTGCCGTTTACGGTCAACAATATTAGTTTGGGGCAGACAGCCGGTTTAATTACGGCAACTGTAACGATACCAGCCACGTTGTCGGTAGCCTCCGCCTTTACGAGTGGGACTTGGGGGTGTTCAGTTACAAATAATGTGGTCAGTTGTACCACTACCACATCCATTGCAGCATTATCCAGCAGTACGATCAATATACCCATATTGCCTTCGGTGGCCGCCATCGGCACCAGTATAACCTTTACGGGGGGCGTATCGACGATTGGTGACATCAACACCAGCAACAACCCCGCTGCGCCACTGACGATCAGCACACCGGTACAGGTTGGATCGCCGGATCTGATCAGTAGCCTCAGCTCGCCTGTGCCAGCCCTGATGGCAGGTGCGACCAGTTCAATGACCTATAGTTTAACAAACATTGGTGGTGGGCCGACAACGGGGCCTATTTTGGCTTCCATGACGCTACCAGCAAACCTGACGGCACTGGCTTCGTTTACCAGTGGAGGCTGGTCGTGTGCTACAACGGGCAATGTCGTTAGCTGTACGTATACGCCTGCTTTTGCCATTGATGCCACCACATCCTTTAATATATCGGTTACGCCTACCGTGGCAGCTATCAACAGTACGGCTGTCTTCAGCGGAACGGTAACTACGGCCAGCGACAGTAACCCGGCCAACAACAATCCGGCTTCGTTTACGGTCACACCGCCAGTTGTTGCGGGTCCACCTGATCTAATTACGGCCATTGGTCAGCCATCGCCAGCTTTTGTGGCAGGCAGTACCAGTACCGTGCCGTTTACAGTAAATAACATTGGGTCGGGACCAACCATTGGCACGACCACGGTCACATTGACCCTGCCTACCGGCACCACCGCCACAGGTAACTTTACCAGTGGTGTATGGGGATGCGCCACGGTTAGTGGTCTGGTAAGCTGTACCACGGCAACGGTACTCGCCATTGGCAGCAGCAGTACTATTTCGATACCGATTACACCGGCTACAAGCACCATTGGCTCATCGCTGACATTTAGTGGTACGGTGAGTACGCCGGGCGAGAGCGTAACAGCCAACAATGGGTCTGGCAATACCGTGACCAGCACCACGGTAGCCGCTGGCAACCCTGACTTAACGACACAGATGGCCCAGCCAACCCCAGCGCTGGTTGCCAACTCAGCCAGTACGCTGGCGGTAACGATCCAGAATTCAGGCTTCGGCGCTACCACATCCACACTTACTGCCAGCGTAACGTTACCGGTCAATACTACTGCACCGGCAACCTTTAGCAGTGGGGTGTGGGGATGTGCAACTGTCGGCAGTGTAGTAAGTTGTACAAGTACAACGCCCATCGCGATTAGTGGGGTTAGTACGATCAGTATTGCTGTTACGCCACTGATCGCCACGATCGGTTCTTCTCTGACATTTGCTGCCAGCGTTGTTACATCGGGCGAAACGGTAACGGCTAACAACGGGTCTACGCTTACGGCATCGCCTGCTGTGGCAGCTGGTGCCCCCGATCTGATTGTTGCAGCTGGCCAGCCAACGCCCGTACTGGTCGTGGATGCCACCAGTAGTTTGCCTATCAGCCTGACCAATATCGGAGCGGGGCCCACCACCGGAACGACAACCGTGCTGATTACCTTACCAGCGGGCGTTTCGGCACCGGCTACCTTTAGCACTGCAACTTTCGGTTGCAGCACCAGTGGCAGCCTGATTAGCTGTATCACCAGCCAGCAAGTGAGCATCGGTGGAAGCCTGACACTCAATGCATCTATTATTCCCGGTGTGGCAACGCTGGGCACTACGCCTAGCCTGACGGTTAGTGTAGGCACCCCGAGCGAAACGGTCGTTAGTAATAACACCGCCATCCTAACGGTTACCAGCGCCGTGCAGCCGACCACCCTGGTGGTGTCGGTGAAAGCCTGGCTACAGGGGGCCGGTGCCCAAACCAACAGCCCCACCCTGGCCAATGCCGATGGGCTCATGCGCGATGACCTCCGGGTGGCCGGTCTGCTGCCCACCACCGAACCCTATACCGCCCTGGGCTACTCCGCCGTGGTCGCTACCAGTATCGCCCCTTCGGTCACCGCCACCACCGGGGCCGATGCCATTGTAGACTGGATACTGCTCGAACTGCGCGATGCCAACCAGCCCACCACCGTCGTACGCCGACAAGCGGCTCTGCTCCAGCGGGATGGCGACATTGTGGCTACCGACGGGGTGTCGCCAGTGTCGATTCTGGCGCCCACGGGCAGCTACTACGTGGCCGTTCGTCACCGCAACCACCTGGGGGCGATGCTCGAGACCTCGGTTGGGCTGTCGGGCACAGTGACCTCGGTCAACTTCACCAATACGACAGCGACCTACGGGGCAAATGCCCAGACATCGGTCGGGGGCAAGTACAGCTTATGGGCGGGCAATGCGAACGGGGGGCCGGGTACCACCTCGGGTCAGAACACATTGATTGCCCAGGGCCTGGGCAGTGACCGCAGCACGGTGACCAACCAGGTAACGGGGGCTTCGGGTAACAGCACAGGCGTGAACACGTTCATTTCGGCGGGCTACCAGCAGACGGATGTGAACATGGATGGGAAGGCGATTGCCAGCGGCCAGCGTGCCGACAACTCGTTCATTCTGAACGTAGTGCTATCGAGTTCCTTAAACAGTGCAGCGGTAAACAGCTTCATCATCACCCAGCGGTTGCCGTAA
- a CDS encoding hypothetical protein (KEGG: sde:Sde_1393 thiol oxidoreductase-like), whose amino-acid sequence MAVIPSSFVVANSVDDADNDGIPDSKDLCPGTPVGTAVNAYGCPQSLASCDFTTATITLTSKGGSGNGTMRYVLADSLGTILQVSNTPGFSGLTGSHTYMALSINHDGPVANLTPGQVLSSVTATCLDWSDALLIRVCVSTLPPPPPTGCDYNIGDVVTLTSTGGSTTAGTQSRYVLVNSSGAIMSVTTSPTFATTGLDAGLYRAYAVIYTDDQSILNLQAGKVFSSITATCIDTSSPLLLTLCTAVCQSICVPIRVTRLVKNK is encoded by the coding sequence ATGGCTGTTATACCCTCATCCTTTGTTGTTGCTAACTCCGTTGACGATGCAGACAATGATGGCATCCCGGACAGCAAAGACCTATGCCCTGGCACGCCCGTGGGCACTGCTGTCAATGCCTATGGGTGTCCACAATCACTGGCTTCCTGCGATTTCACAACGGCTACGATTACCCTCACTAGTAAGGGCGGCAGTGGCAACGGCACCATGCGCTACGTGCTGGCCGATTCGCTGGGTACGATCTTACAAGTGAGCAACACGCCTGGTTTCTCGGGACTTACCGGTAGTCATACGTACATGGCTCTCTCGATCAACCACGACGGCCCGGTGGCTAATCTGACTCCGGGGCAAGTGCTGAGCAGCGTAACCGCCACCTGCCTCGACTGGTCCGATGCGTTGCTCATTCGCGTTTGCGTAAGTACGTTACCACCACCGCCACCAACAGGCTGCGATTATAATATTGGGGATGTTGTCACGCTGACCAGCACGGGAGGCAGCACAACCGCAGGAACGCAATCGCGTTATGTACTGGTCAATAGTTCAGGGGCAATCATGAGCGTGACCACGTCGCCTACGTTTGCCACAACGGGGCTTGATGCAGGTCTTTACAGGGCGTATGCCGTGATTTATACGGATGACCAGAGCATATTGAATCTTCAGGCGGGAAAGGTATTTTCGAGCATAACCGCAACCTGTATCGATACATCAAGTCCATTATTGCTAACACTTTGCACGGCGGTTTGCCAGTCGATCTGTGTACCCATTAGAGTTACACGTCTGGTCAAAAATAAATAA
- a CDS encoding hypothetical protein (KEGG: bcm:Bcenmc03_5048 hemagluttinin domain- containing protein), which translates to MSVFCQGTRTKLLLVVYLTFFWIVRGYAQSGSFGNTFIATSGEMGIIGVQHNFQQGSGGELPGIVKTERTAPQGYLSFSDGATYQSATDNAHVDGYVRTYNTSAFTFPIGNGTVYRPLSIPAPGSPTSYEAAYFSVNPSMATLPAGAPFSSTSLGTGVVGVSPVEYWDLDGTVATTVTLTWNAASNLNTLAGGVLANLRVVGYNSSTTTWENLGQAAITGMLSGTGTLTSALSFVPNTYSALTFGVMASPDLSISLGQPSPVLVAGVTSSLPISVSNIGSEATTNPITVTLTFPADLTVPTTFTTGNFGCEVASGVVSCTSTTPIAAGASTTLAVPVTPTPAAIGSFPTFTGGTNTPTDSNPANNTATVTSVSAVQPATLVVSVKAWLQGAGAQTNSPTLANADGLMRDDLRVAGLLPTTEPYTALGYSAVVATSIAPSVTATTGADAIVDWILLELRDANQPTTVVRRQAALLQRDGDIVATDGVSPVSILAPTGSYYVAVRHRNHLGAMLETSVGLSGTVTSVNFTNTTATYGANAQTSVGGKYSLWAGNANGGPGTTSGQNTLIAQGLGSDRSTVTNQVTGASGNSTGVNTFISAGYQQTDVNMDGKAIASGQRADNSFILNVVLSSSLNSAAVNSFIITQQLP; encoded by the coding sequence ATGAGTGTTTTTTGTCAAGGTACTCGCACAAAACTCCTCCTTGTGGTTTACCTTACTTTCTTTTGGATTGTCAGGGGTTATGCACAATCGGGCTCGTTCGGAAATACATTTATTGCCACTAGTGGGGAGATGGGCATTATTGGTGTTCAGCATAATTTCCAGCAGGGGAGCGGTGGCGAGTTACCCGGTATTGTTAAAACCGAACGCACAGCTCCGCAGGGGTATCTGAGCTTTTCGGACGGTGCCACCTACCAGTCGGCTACAGACAATGCCCACGTAGATGGCTACGTTCGTACGTACAACACCTCGGCGTTTACCTTTCCCATAGGCAATGGCACCGTCTACCGGCCGCTGAGCATACCGGCACCAGGCTCGCCAACCAGCTACGAGGCTGCTTATTTCAGTGTCAATCCATCGATGGCCACCCTACCAGCGGGTGCCCCTTTTTCATCTACCAGTCTAGGAACAGGGGTAGTTGGCGTTAGTCCGGTGGAGTACTGGGATCTGGATGGCACCGTTGCCACAACTGTCACCCTGACCTGGAATGCCGCCAGCAACCTGAACACCCTGGCGGGTGGCGTGCTGGCTAACTTACGCGTAGTTGGTTACAACAGTTCGACTACCACCTGGGAGAACCTGGGGCAGGCCGCTATAACCGGTATGCTGAGCGGTACCGGTACACTTACATCGGCGCTTTCGTTTGTGCCTAATACGTATAGTGCCCTCACGTTTGGTGTGATGGCCTCGCCCGATCTGAGCATCAGCCTTGGCCAGCCCAGCCCGGTTCTGGTGGCGGGGGTAACCAGTAGCCTGCCCATCTCGGTCAGTAACATTGGGTCGGAGGCAACCACAAACCCAATTACCGTAACCCTGACGTTTCCCGCCGATCTGACCGTGCCGACGACCTTCACCACGGGCAATTTTGGGTGCGAGGTAGCGAGTGGCGTAGTCAGTTGTACCAGTACCACCCCCATTGCCGCTGGGGCCAGTACCACACTGGCTGTGCCGGTGACCCCAACGCCAGCCGCCATAGGCAGTTTCCCAACGTTTACCGGCGGTACCAATACGCCAACCGACAGCAATCCAGCCAACAACACCGCTACGGTTACGTCGGTTAGTGCCGTGCAACCGGCTACCCTGGTGGTGTCGGTGAAAGCCTGGCTACAGGGGGCCGGTGCCCAAACCAACAGCCCCACCCTGGCCAATGCCGATGGGCTCATGCGCGATGACCTCCGGGTGGCCGGTCTGCTGCCCACCACCGAACCCTATACCGCCCTGGGCTACTCCGCCGTGGTCGCTACCAGTATCGCCCCTTCGGTCACCGCCACCACCGGGGCCGATGCCATTGTAGACTGGATACTGCTCGAACTGCGCGATGCCAACCAGCCCACCACCGTCGTACGCCGACAAGCGGCTCTGCTCCAGCGGGATGGCGACATTGTGGCTACCGACGGGGTGTCGCCAGTGTCGATTCTGGCGCCCACGGGCAGCTACTACGTGGCCGTTCGTCACCGCAACCACCTGGGGGCGATGCTCGAGACCTCGGTTGGGCTGTCGGGCACAGTGACCTCGGTCAACTTCACCAATACGACAGCGACCTACGGGGCAAATGCCCAGACATCGGTCGGGGGCAAGTACAGCTTATGGGCGGGCAATGCGAACGGGGGGCCGGGTACCACCTCGGGTCAGAACACATTGATTGCCCAGGGCCTGGGCAGTGACCGCAGCACGGTGACCAACCAGGTAACGGGGGCTTCGGGTAACAGCACAGGCGTGAACACGTTCATTTCGGCGGGCTACCAGCAGACGGATGTGAACATGGATGGGAAGGCGATTGCCAGCGGCCAGCGTGCCGACAACTCGTTCATTCTGAACGTAGTGCTATCGAGTTCCTTAAACAGTGCAGCGGTAAACAGCTTCATCATCACCCAGCAGTTGCCGTAA
- a CDS encoding hypothetical protein (KEGG: similar to C6orf205 protein) — protein MRVNYNRSILVTLVLMLVSSMATIAQIDLSLRYSSSDNKYHVYLKPSSSVGGVTNRNLTDGSSIITIVSTTGSLSIVNVTSINPQGSWYLIDTQRNSGDLSTGAPANTDFFSFGPSGDFSSIAYSAGTEYELFSFALNGTCSDSLNVLSSGGQTAGGGLYNISSYYSIKGYPGGIGTNHFLRTYNINAPCSVYPDLVSSIGQPNPTLLAGATSSLPVSVSNIGSGSTTGPITVTLAVPANIQIPTTFTAGNFGCVVTNGVVTCTSTTPLAAGGSTTVAIPLTPTVAAIGSTPTFTGGASTPNDSNTANNGATPTTVTTPVAAAPELTLRVTVLLQGAMINSSASPLMRDDLRAGGYIPLTTPYAASVTSRFAQVGGGGGETTTSTVLSANTGTTNAIVDWVLVELRDASNPAVVVATRSALVQRDSDVVLAADGVSPLSFGSLSSSSYYVSVKHRNHMGAMTASAIPFSTSGTMVDFTTLSATATYNKPSTAINYDGLEMVTINGKRALWAGNANHDTKLKYVGVLDDNTTIFNDVMNAQSGNPSPNYNYDLALGYFYGDLDMNGKVKYQGTNTDQTVVFNNVLALYLPNIQNGQLYNYDFFIEQLP, from the coding sequence ATGAGAGTTAACTACAATAGATCAATCCTGGTAACTTTGGTATTGATGCTGGTATCGAGCATGGCCACCATAGCTCAGATTGATTTATCGCTGCGTTATTCGAGTAGTGACAATAAATACCATGTGTATCTGAAGCCCTCATCGTCTGTTGGCGGTGTCACTAATCGTAATTTAACAGATGGTAGTTCCATTATTACTATCGTGTCCACAACCGGGAGCTTATCGATAGTAAATGTAACATCAATCAATCCACAGGGGAGCTGGTACCTTATCGATACACAACGTAACAGCGGAGACCTGTCGACAGGGGCTCCGGCCAACACTGACTTCTTTTCTTTTGGCCCCAGTGGCGACTTTTCGAGTATAGCTTATTCCGCCGGTACAGAATATGAACTATTCAGTTTTGCCTTGAATGGAACTTGTAGTGACAGTCTGAATGTGCTGTCATCGGGCGGCCAGACGGCAGGCGGGGGGCTGTATAACATAAGCTCCTATTATAGTATAAAAGGATACCCTGGTGGCATCGGGACGAACCACTTTTTGAGAACCTACAATATAAACGCCCCTTGTTCTGTATATCCTGACTTAGTGAGCAGCATCGGTCAGCCCAACCCAACTTTACTAGCAGGAGCGACCAGCAGCCTGCCGGTGAGCGTAAGCAACATCGGTTCGGGGTCAACCACGGGACCCATCACGGTCACGCTGGCGGTGCCTGCCAACATCCAGATACCTACTACCTTTACGGCGGGCAACTTTGGCTGTGTGGTGACGAATGGTGTGGTGACTTGTACCAGCACCACACCTCTTGCCGCTGGTGGAAGCACAACCGTAGCCATTCCATTAACCCCAACCGTAGCCGCCATTGGTAGCACGCCAACCTTTACCGGGGGTGCCAGTACGCCAAATGACAGCAATACCGCCAACAACGGCGCAACGCCAACGACGGTCACCACGCCCGTGGCTGCCGCGCCCGAATTGACGTTGCGGGTAACCGTTCTTCTTCAGGGAGCCATGATCAACTCGTCGGCGAGCCCGCTCATGCGTGACGACCTACGGGCTGGTGGTTATATCCCTCTAACAACCCCTTACGCTGCTTCGGTAACCAGCCGATTTGCGCAGGTTGGTGGCGGAGGTGGCGAAACGACAACATCGACGGTTCTGTCGGCGAACACAGGAACCACGAATGCCATTGTGGATTGGGTTCTGGTTGAATTAAGGGATGCCAGTAACCCGGCAGTAGTCGTTGCGACACGTTCTGCCCTGGTTCAGCGCGATAGTGATGTCGTCCTGGCTGCCGATGGCGTATCTCCCCTTTCGTTTGGTTCACTAAGTAGCAGCAGCTACTATGTATCGGTGAAACACAGGAATCACATGGGTGCTATGACGGCCAGTGCCATACCGTTCAGTACGTCGGGCACGATGGTAGACTTCACGACCCTTTCAGCCACAGCCACGTACAATAAACCATCGACGGCAATCAATTACGACGGTCTCGAAATGGTTACTATCAACGGCAAACGCGCTTTGTGGGCTGGAAATGCCAACCACGATACGAAATTGAAGTATGTAGGGGTGCTTGATGACAACACGACGATTTTTAATGATGTCATGAACGCACAGTCGGGTAATCCTTCGCCTAACTACAACTATGACCTGGCTTTAGGGTACTTCTACGGCGATTTGGATATGAACGGAAAAGTAAAATACCAGGGGACAAATACCGACCAAACGGTTGTTTTCAATAACGTGCTGGCTCTCTATCTACCTAACATACAGAATGGCCAGTTATACAACTACGATTTCTTTATTGAGCAATTGCCTTAA